The following proteins come from a genomic window of Salvelinus sp. IW2-2015 unplaced genomic scaffold, ASM291031v2 Un_scaffold1509, whole genome shotgun sequence:
- the LOC112071070 gene encoding NACHT, LRR and PYD domains-containing protein 12 produces MQGGGSKTNSKYTKPRSQMERKSEGGCGHRSPLVHQERPGSPVPSCVSMKSENSIYLPIDFSGGXFTREQRTIGDQXQRLESEIPSDELPLVYRLKSTLKKRHECIFEGIAKQGHSTLLKKXYTELYITEGGSGDVNNEHEVRQIETASRKLAAQGTRIKCNDIFKPSPGQDKPIKTVLTKGVAGIGKTVSVQKFILDWAEGKANQDVQFIFPLPFRELNFMKNKIICLNELIDHYFIEIKESGISNFDSYKVMFVLDGLDEFRLPLDFKNNEXCCDVTZXTSVDVLLTNLIKGNLLPSALVWITSRPAAANQIPPECVDQVTEVQGFNDPQKEEYFKNSISDENLASRIITHIKSSRSLHIMCHIPVFSWITATVLERLLCQAESGEMPRNQTQMYTHFLVFQTKQGIQKYLEDRDRDPHWDKTIILSLGKLALKQLEKGNLIFYEEDLRECGIDVREASVYSGVCTQIFREECGLYQKNVYCFVHLSIQEFLAALYVFLTFNQSRENPLVKKRSSFRDQESSIGHKSTIDFYNSAVDKALQSENGHLDLFLRFLLGLSLESNQTLLRGLLSQTGSSSLTNVETVKYINEKIRENPSPEKCINLFHCLNELNDHYLVWEIQSYLNSGSLSEANLSPTEWSALVFVLLTSEEELDVLDLNRFSRSEEGLLRLLPVVKASRTALLNRCKLTERCCKELASALSSNSSQLKELDLSDNDLQDSGVELLYAGLGSPQCKLETLRLRGCNLTERCCEALASVLSSNSSCLRKLNLGVNDLQDSGVKLLSGGLGSPTCKLQTLRLNRCKLTERCCEELASVLISNAHLRELDLSDNDLQDSGVELLSAGLGSLQCKLETLEVSGCNLTERCCEALASVLSSNSSCLRKLNLGVNDLQDSGVKLLSGGLGSPTCKLQTLRLNRCKLTERCCEELASVLISNAHLRELDLSDNDLQDSGVELLSAGLGSLQCKLETLRLNRCNITKNNSTLSSNSSHLKELDLSYSQPGDPGDLGDLEDPGDPGVELLTAALEDPQYHLKTVRGHGEEFLLFQRSSVVACELTLDPNTAYRHLSLSEDNRKVTWEKEEQLYPDHPDRFMDWTQVLCREGLTGRCYWEAEWSGDLVDIAVTYKGISRKGVGKDCGFGFNDKSWRMLCSDQKYTALYNNRCTFIPVPCSNRVGVYLDWPAGTLSFYSISSDTATLLHTFQAKFTKPLYPGFRLWVGSSVTLCHVDTKAFKETQS; encoded by the exons ATGCAAGGTGGTGGTTCTAAGACCAACAGTAAATACACCAAACCT AGGAgccagatggagaggaagagcgaAGGGGGTTGTGGCCACAGATCTCCACT GGTCCATCAAGAGAGACCCggctcccctgtacccagctgtgtaTCTATGAAGAGTGAAAATTCTATATATCTGCCAATAGACTTCAGTGGTGGAYACTTTACCCGTGAACAAAG aACAATTGGTGACCAAGASCAGAGGTTAGAGTCAGAGATTCCGAGTG ATGAACTTCCTCTGGTGTACCGACTCAAATCTACCCTGAAGAAGAGACATGAGTGCATATTTGAGGGAATAGCTAAACAAGGCCACTCAACACTTCTCAARAAGATRtacacagagctctacatcacagagggtggaaGCGGAGATGTCAATAACGAACATGAGGTGAGACAGATTGAAACAGCTTCCAGGAAATTAGCAGCACAAGGGACACGAATCAAATGTAACGACATCTTTAAACCCTCACCTGGACAAGACAAACCTATCAAAACTGTGCTGACAAAGGGAGTggctggcattggaaaaacagtctctgtgcagaagttcattCTGGACTGGGCTGAAGGAAAAGCTAATCAGGATGTCCAGTTCATATTTCCACTTCCTTTTCGGGAGCTGAatttcatgaaaaataaaataatctgtttgaATGAACTTATAGATCACTATTTCATTGAGATMAAAGAATCTGGAATCTCCAACTTTGACAGCTACAAAGTTATGTTTGTTCTTGATGGTCTGGATGAGTTTCGACTTCCTCTAGACTTCAAGAACAACGAGKGCTGCTGTGATGTCACASAGMCAACCTCCGTGGATGTGCTGCTAACAAACCTCATCAAGGGGAATCTGCTCCCCTCTGCTCTTGTCTGGATAACATCCCGACCAGCAGCAGCCAATCAGATTCCTCCAGAGTGTGTTgaccaggtgacagaggtacAAGGTTTCAACGacccacagaaggaggagtacttcaAGAATAGYATCAGTGATGAGAACCTGGCCAGCAGAATCATCACACACATTAAGTcatcaaggagcctccacatcatgtgccacatacCAGTCTTCAGTTGGATTACGGCCACTGTTCTAGAGAGACTGTTGTGTCAGGCAGAGAGTGGAGAGATGCCCAGGAATCAGACTCAAATGTACACACACTTCCTGGTATTTCAGACCAAACAAGGGATTCAGAAGTATCTTGAAGACCGTGACCGAGATCCACACTGGGATAAAACGATAATTCTCTCTCTGGGAAAACTGGCACTCAAACAACTGGAAAAAGGCAATCTGATCTTCTATGAGGAAGACCTAAGGGAGTGTGGCATTGATGTAAGAGAAGCATCAGTGTACTCAGGAGTGTGCACACAGATCTTCAGAGAGGAATGTGGGCTGTACCAGAAGAATGTGTACTGCTTTGTGcatctgagcattcaggagtttctTGCTGCATTATATGTGTTTCTCACATTCAACCAAAGCAGAGAGAATCCACTGGTCAAAAAGAGATCTTCATTCAGGGACCAGGAATCATCAATCGGACACAAATCTACGATCGACTTctacaacagtgcagtagatAAAGCTTTACAGAGCGAGAATGGACACCTGGACCTGTTCCTCCGCTTTCTTCTGGGCCTttcactggagtccaatcagacTCTCCTACGAGGCCTACTGTCACAAACAGGGAGCAGCTCACTGACAAATGTGGAAACGGTCAAATACATCAACGAGAAGATAAGGGAGAATCCCTCACCAGAGAAAtgcatcaatctgttccactgtctgaatgagCTGAATGACCACTATCTAGTGTGGGAGATCCAAAGCTACTTAAACTCAGGAAGTCTCTCAGAAGCCAAYTTGTCACCTACAgagtggtcagctctggtctttgtgttgctgacttcagaaGAGGAGCTGGATGTTCTTGACCTAAATAGattctccagatcagaggaaggtcttctgaggctgctgccagtggtcaaagcctccagaACAGCTCT GTTGAATAGATGTAAACTCACAGAGAGATGTTGTAAAGAGTTGGCATCAGCTCTCAGCTCAAACTCTTCACAACTGAAAGAACTGGACCTGAGTGACAATGACCTGCAAGATTCAGGAGTGGAGCTGCTGTATGCTGGACTGGGGAGTCCACAGTGTAAACTGGAAACACTGAG GCTACGTGGATGTAACCTCACAGAGCGTTGTTGTGAAGCACTGGCCTCAGTTCTTAGCTCAAATTCCTCATGCCTGAGAAAGCTGAACTTGGGTGTGAATGACCtgcaggattcaggagtgaagctgctctctggcgGACTGGGCAGTCCAACCTGTAAACTACAGACACTGAG GTTGAATAGATGTAAACTCACAGAAAGATGTTGCGAAGAGTTGGCCTCCGTTCTCATCTCAAAcgcacacctgagagagctggatctaaGTGACAATGACCTGCAGGATTCAGGAGTGGAGCTGCTGTCTGCTGGACTGGGGAGTCTGCAATGTAAACTGGAGACACTGGAGGTGA GTGGATGTAACCTCACAGAGCGTTGTTGTGAAGCACTGGCCTCAGTTCTTAGCTCAAATTCCTCATGCCTGAGAAAGCTGAACTTGGGTGTGAATGACCtgcaggattcaggagtgaagctgctctctggcgGACTGGGCAGTCCAACCTGTAAACTACAGACACTGAG GTTGAATAGATGTAAACTCACAGAAAGATGTTGCGAAGAGTTGGCCTCCGTTCTCATCTCAAAcgcacacctgagagagctggatctaaGTGACAATGACCTGCAGGATTCAGGAGTGGAGCTGCTGTCTGCTGGACTGGGGAGTCTGCAATGTAAACTGGAGACACTGAG gcTGAACCGATGTAACATCACAAAGAACAACTCAACTCTCAGCTCAAACTCATCACACCTGAAAGAACTGGACCTGAGTTACAGTCAGCCAGGAGACCCAGGAGATCTAGGAGATCTAGAAGACCCAGGAGACCCAGGAGTAGAGCTGCTCACTGCTGCCCTGGAGGATCCTCAATATCATCTCAAAACAGTCCG TGGCCACGGTGAAGAGTTTTTGCTGTTTCAGAGAT CCTCAGTAGTTGCATGTGAGCTAACACTGGACCCGAACACAGCGTAcagacatctctctctgtctgaggacaaCAGAAAGGTGACATGGGAGAAAGAAGAGCAACTGTATCCTGATCACCCAGACAGATTTATGGACTGGACACAGGTGCTTTGTAGAGAAGGTCTGACTGGGCGCTGCTACTGGGAGGCAGAGTGGAGCGGGGATTTGGTTGATATAGCAGTAACGTATAAAGGAATCAGCAGGAAAGGAGTGGGGAAAGACTGTGGGTTTGGATTTAATGACAAGTCCTGGAGAATGTTGTGCTCTGATCAGAAGTACACTGCCTTGTACAATAATAGGTGTACTTTCATACCTGTCCCCTGCTCCAACAGAGTgggagtgtatctggactggccggctggcactctgtccttctacagcaTCTCCTCAGACACAGCAACTCTACTGCACACGTTCCAAGCCAAATTCACTAAACCTCTTTACCCAGGGTTTAGGCTTTGGGTTGGCTCTTCAGTGACCCTGTGCCATGTAGACACCAAAGCTTTCAAAGAAACACAGTCATAA